The Malus domestica chromosome 08, GDT2T_hap1 genomic interval CTAGCCCAGCTATGGTGTGGTTGTGTGGACCACCCTGGAGCCCAGGAAAGACAGCCTGATTGATTTTGTCTTCATAATCATACATAACCTGTAGAAGGAAACTCAAGCATTAAATAATTCATTCAATTTCCTTCGTTTATATATATTCTAAAATTAATTATCCAAACTTACTTCTTGCCCTTGCTTGTTTATATGCTTGACACCCTTCCTGAAGAAGATCATAGCCCCACGGGGTCCACGAAGTGACTTGTGAGTTGTGGTTGTAACAATATCTGCATACTCAAAAGGAGATGGTATAACAGCAGCAGCAACCAATCCACTGATGTGTGCCATATCGGCCAACAGAATTGCCTTCTGCTTATCACAGACCTGACAACACCACAAGAATAACATCTCACTTAAAAGATTGAGTACCATAAGAATTTCAGACATGCATAACACTGATTATGATAATCACAAAACTCAAGCCAAAATTTACCTTGCGGATACGTTCATAATCGTACAGGCGTGCATAAGCACTAGCACCAGCAACTATTAGCTTTGGCCTGAAAAGTGTGGCACTTTTCTCCATCTGTGGACATATTTATTCACATAGGTCAGCCTTTAATTCAAATGTAAAAAGTTGGATAAAAAACGTATAGAGTAAATGTAATTCTTGAAAGAtaaatggaaaataacatatggCGAATGCTTATAGCACTATAGGCACTCAAACTCCAAAACAATGAAGGAGACATGCCAAAAAATTTCCCAGTTCAAGACATCTTTAGGCTAACAAAGTTCTGTATTTCCCAGGACTAGTCAAGGATAGTAGGATACACACTCTAATTTCAAATAATGTCTACTATTTTCCATTTGATGATAACTAAACTGTGGCCCTGTGGGCAATTTCTTCACATGGTTATCTTTCATGTTGCAATAACCAGAATGATTCACTTAAAACACTATTTTTGCAGTTTTGATACTAATATCTGAAGGAAACAAGTAAGACGGAACAGAACCCCATTGCACCCCATTTCATCCTATTTCTGAGGCTGGACCAAAAAAATCATGTTTTGATAATAATATTTGCAGGACACATGTAAGACGAACTCTTAAGTATGCTTAAAAGTATGAGAATTTAGAACAATGAAGATGGGGATGAGCAAGGCACCTGATCATAATCAATGTAGCCAGTGCTCTCATTCAATCTGTATGGCATTGTCTCGAAGAATATTGACACAGCAGATATCTTTTTGGTGTCAGTCTGCACAATGGTGAAATGTTTGTGTCAATTAGTATATAGACAGGCAGCATTACATTTATATATTTACAAACAAAAATGATATGTGACGTCCAGACATCAGAAGCATGTAAAATCACCACAACAAAATTTAGCTTTACTTGTTCTGTGTGGTTTTGAATGTCCAGATTGCTTGGAATACCAAACACAATTTCATtctcaaaataattaatatttcaTAAATATACTTAGAAAGGGATTCCAGTTTATGTACTCATTGGATATTCAGAGAAATTGTTCTGTAAAGACAGTACTAGGTTTAATTTATTCTTTCCAGGAAAAATGAAAGGGAATATAAACAAAACAACCCAGACGTACTAGACTAACTAAGAGCTACACAGGCTGTCACTGTTAACCACAAAAAGCACAAAATTATAGCCAAGTATACTCTGGAAAAACAATCAACAGAGACATAGACACCTGATAACCATGAGAAAGATGGCCGCCATGAGGTAAATCAAGTGCCATGATTCTTTCATGAGGTTTCAACAATGCAGTGTAAGCTTGGAAGTTTGCAGGGGATCCAGATAGTGGCTGCACATTCACTGAAAGAATAAAGTATCTTTAACAAAATAAGCAATTTTTCTTCCATGGTACGCATCATTTAAGTCAACAGTAAGATCTTCCATATAGGGATCTAATGGATCTTTGCAACGGTTAGATCTTGCATAAAACTCGTAGGTACGTACCATTGTGGCAGGACCCCCAAAATAAGTATATAAGACATATTTTACTAAATACATCAATAGTCCAATAATAGAATGAACATGAGTTACAAAAGCAAGAGATAAAGCCCAGAATAAAACTTTATTATAACACAGCTATTATGTGAGCCATGCGTTTATAAATCAATGGTTGACATGTTTATGCAACATAACAGATTTTAATTCCTTTAGTCCCATTTTCAACAATCTAATTAAGTAAAACAATGCTATTCTAATGCCGTCTAATCCCAAAGCCAAATTTTACAAAGTATTACATTTCAAGTTCAAAATCATGAAGAAACAAGTTACCAAAATAACTTTTACTGGAATCCCTACTAAGCATATTCACTAGACCATGCCATTGCAATTCACAAAAGAAGAACCATTATACTTCAACACTGGAATAAATTGtgccttatttttttttccttccagtGGGAAGAGGAGATGGGACTCAATAATGTGTGGAACACTATACTCTTTGGTCGATAAATTCTCTTCTTTATGCACAAAACACCAGgaataaaaatcaattaaacagTACTAAAACTGTGTCGGATAAATCCTGATAGCTTACCAAATAAGTCATTACTATAACCATAAGATGCAATCTTGATATTCTTCCAGGAAAAGGTCAGAAAAGGGAGGGGGGAAAAACAAAGTGCTTGGCCAATGATAGAAACACAAACCACACTGAAGAGGTCAATAGATAAAAGTTTAGGATCGGCAAAGAAAATAACAaccaaacacaaatcaaaatttaCCACTCATATGCACTAGCATTAAGAAACAGATAGCAAGACAAGCCCAAACAGTTTTATTTGTTGACAGAGTATTGTATACAATGAAAATCACTCACTGGATAGAATCAGATCAAAGTGTGcccaattatttttctttaaagcAAATAATTAATAGTAAAGCGCTACCTACCAAATAATTTGAAAGTCTGAATTCGTTGGGCGCAAGACATCATTCATAACTTGTACAATGTAAATGTAGACAATCACAAAATGTGAAAATTTATGTTGAACTGATGGAAGAAAAGTGTTGGCAATGCCACATGTATAACCCTATAACTAGTTCTATTACCTCCCCATTTTGCAGGATCTAACTGGAAGGCTTCTAATGCTCGTTTCTGACACAGGGACTCAGCCATGTCGATATATCTAcaattataaatataaataaatatcagTCAagtgtaattaattaaaacaaaagtacaAGAAGAATGTCAAACAAGGTTAATCACGCCATCATCTACTTTCTCCTTTCAGTGATAGATACCAGATAAAACTGACGAATAGATACATTTTCACATAATAGTTACATACAGGAAGGCACAAACACTCATAAGATATTCACTGGGAATCTACTTACTCATTTCCTCCATAGTATCTAGCACCAGGATACCCTTCACTGTACTTGTTGGTCATGACAGACCCAACAGCTTGCATCACGGAAAGTGACGTGAAATTTTCTGACGGTATAAGCTCTAGCCCCTATcataaactaaaaattaataacaaattctagaagaaaataaacacaaaaagTAAAGATATGAACACCCTGATCAGCAACAGAACTTTAATGCTCAACATTGCATTGAGAGTAATGATTTCTTGCCAGGCTTAACCGGGATTCACCCAGTCGGGTGACGTGAAGCACGTGtggccgttgggcttcacacgtaGGACAACCTGctatgataccatgaagaacttgggttccaccataaaactaattggaaaTATGGAAAGAAGTCCAACTACTCATAAGCATGAAAGACCTCTCctctcatcaatgtgggattcattctcaacagatTAAAGGCGTATCAGTGTATCACATTCATCGTCTAGCAAGAGATATTTTCCATTCTATTGATGTATATCACAAGTACAAATATATTCCAAACTTAAAtacaaaaccaaatcaaatatACCTTCCATTGCCGAGCTTTTTCGAGCTCGATAATATCGGCAATCTCGGGATCGACAACCTCAAGCGGTTCATTCAGCTGCTTAATCCACTGAATCCAAACAATTCCACACCATCAAGACAACCAAAC includes:
- the LOC103441699 gene encoding serine hydroxymethyltransferase, mitochondrial, whose translation is MALRRLSSSINNKLPFQPFAHGGSIYHMSSLASQAAQDKEKARATWIKQLNEPLEVVDPEIADIIELEKARQWKGLELIPSENFTSLSVMQAVGSVMTNKYSEGYPGARYYGGNEYIDMAESLCQKRALEAFQLDPAKWGVNVQPLSGSPANFQAYTALLKPHERIMALDLPHGGHLSHGYQTDTKKISAVSIFFETMPYRLNESTGYIDYDQMEKSATLFRPKLIVAGASAYARLYDYERIRKVCDKQKAILLADMAHISGLVAAAVIPSPFEYADIVTTTTHKSLRGPRGAMIFFRKGVKHINKQGQEVMYDYEDKINQAVFPGLQGGPHNHTIAGLAVALKQVKTPEYKAYQEQVLSNCSKFAESLLEKGYDLVSGGTENHLVLVNLRDKGIDGSRVEKVLESVHIAANKNTVPGDVSAMVPGGIRMGTPALTSRGFLEDDFIKVAEYFDAAVKLALKIKANAKGTKLKDFVAALQSDSQVQSEITKLRHEVEQYAKQFPTVGFEKETMRYRQ